The segment CCTTTACTTTTCCACAAATATCATTAAATATTTCTTTGTACTCATCTATATCAATAAGCATATTGCCTGTTGAATAAGCTTTTGCTGCCTTTCTAGCATAAGGTACAAATCCAAGTATAGGTATATTTTCATCATTGCAATAATCAACAACTATATTATCTTTTGAAGTATTTTTATTAATTACAACTCCAAAAGGTATATTAAACATTTTTAAAAGACCAACCGCCATTTTCAAATCATGCAAACCAAACTCTGTAGGTTCAGTTACTAAAATTGCAGCATCAGTAAATTTAAGAGAAGTTACTACATTGCAAGAAGTACCTGGAGAACAATCTATTATATTTGTTTCTTTAGGTAAATCACGTAAAAGCTCTTTTATCACAGGAACAGCCATTGGCTCACTTATATTTAAAATCCCTCTTTTGCAGATATTATTATTAAAAGATCCCTCTTCAATTACTCCAATAGGTCTTTTCTTATATGTTAATGCATTGTTTTCACAAACAATTTCACATGCTCCACAACTATGACAAAGTCTTTCAAATAAAATCATATCCCTTTTAGTTTTAACTAATGCATTAAATTGACATACCTTAGCACACTTACCACAGTTGATACATTTATTGTCATCAATAAATGGATTTTCCATAAAAACTTCTTTAGATTTTATATTAGAAGGATTTAAAAATATAAATCCATTTGGTTCTTCTACATCACAATCTATATAGTTGGCTTTCATTGAATATGCAAGATTAGTAGAAATAGTAGTTTTTCCTGTTCCACCCTTTCCACTTAATACAGAAATATTCACACTATTTTCCTCCCTACAACTAAATCAATATGCTATTTTCTTGCTGGTGATGCATATTCTAACTTTTCTAATTTGTTATTTCTATATAGTTCTATAGCTTTTTCTACTGTTACCTCACTACATTTAAATGCTTCTATATCTGATCCTTCAAAAACGTCAAAGGCATTTGGCCCAAGATATCCAGTAATTATTACATTAATATTTTCATCAAGAATTTGCTGTGCTGCTGCAATACCTGCCCCTGCTCCTGTTTTATGTCCTTGATTTTCAATAAACTCAGTTTTATTTGTTTCACTATCATGTATAACAAAATAAGTACATCTTCCAAATCTGTCATCCATTAAATCTTTTAATTCTTTTCCAGTTGAGGATACAGCTATCTTCATTGTACTCTCACCCCCATTCATAAATTTTAATTATTAGCATATGCCATTTTAATTTTAATCCAAAATTTAGTTATTGTCAAATGCCAATTATTATTTTTAATATTTTTGCAGTAAAAAAAGCTTAGCACAAAGCCAAGCCTTTAATAAATCTTATATATTTTATTATTTTAATTTAAATATATCTATGGATCGTTCAAGTATTCCCGTTAAGTATGCTAAAATAATCCCATAGTTTGTTATTCTAACATTTTTTTCTCTGCATATTTGTATTCTAGTTTCCATTGTTTTTTTATTTACCATACAAGCTCCACAATGAATGATTAAGTCATATTCTTCTATGTTTTCAGGAAAATCATGTCCCATTTTAAATTCATAGTTAAGTTTTTTTCCAAGATGCTTATTTAGTAAATTAGGTATTTTTACTCTGCCAATATCTTCATGAGAATGATTATGTGTACAACTTTCACTTATTAGTATTTTGGAATTTCCATTTAATTCTTCTATTTTATTTACCCCATCTCTGAACGCTTTTAAATCGCCTTTATGCCTTGCAAATAATATAGAAAAACTAGTTAGTTTAATATGTTTAGGAACTATTTTATTAACTTTTTTAAATTCCTGAGAATCAGTAATTACAAGATCGACATCTTTAATATCTTCTAATGCTGATTGAAGTTCTGTATCACGGACTACATAACTTTTTATACCATGATCTAGACAATCTCTTATAACTTGAACTTGTGGAAGTATAAGTCTTCCTTTTGGCGCTTCTGAATCTACAGGTACAACCATTATAACTTTACCATTGTAAGGTACAATATCTCCTACTATAGTTTCATCTTCTTCATCCTCTTGAAGTCTCTTTATAAGTTCCTCTTTTAAATATAAAATACTTTCACTATCTCTAGAAGATACAAATAAACATTCTTTAAATTTGGATTTTAAAGAATTAATGTAACTTATATTTACCGTATCTATTTTATTAATAACTGTTGTATAAGGTATTCTATGCTTTTTGAACTTTTTTTGAAAATCTTTATATTCATTTTCATCTATATTATTTATATCCATTACATACACTGCAAAGTCCGTTTTTTTAAGAGTTTTTAATGTTCTTTCAACTCTTAAATTTCCAAGCTCGCTCTTATCATCAATTCCTGCTGTATCTATAAACAGTACAGGCCCAAAAGGAATTAATTCCATAGCTTTACTTACAGGGTCAGTAGTAGTTCCTTTTATATTAGACACTAAAGAAATTTCCTGACCCACAATAGCATTTAAAATTGAGGATTTTCCTGAGTTTGTTTTTCCATAAAAAACAATATGTTTTCTATTGGAATTTGGCGTATTGTTCATATAATATCCTCCTATATGAATAAATCCCTTTCACCATTTTTTATTCTTTCTACATTATTGCTTACAAGCTCACGTATATCATCTCTTTTTATGTTTTTTATTTCATTTTGGATTAAGTCGTGCGCTTTATTATAAAGTTCTTCATCACCATAATCCATTATATATTCCATTAAAGTCATAATTGCATTAGGTCCGCATACATTTTGTATTTGTCCTGATTTTGCAAGACTCATAAATCTATCTCCAGTTCTTCCTTTTCTATAACATGCAGTACAGTAACTTGGTATATATTTGCTATCAATTAGAGATTTTAAAACTTCAACTGGACTTCTGTGATCTCCTAAAATAAATTGATCTACAGCTTTACCTTCTTCACGTTCTTTATATCCTCCAACACCAGTACATGAACCAGCACTTACTTGAGATACTCCATATTTAATTACCTCATCTCTCATTTCTGCTGTTTCCCTTGTCGATAATATAATACCTGTAAATGGAACTGCTATACGAATTATTGCAACAATTTTCTTAAACATTTCATCATCCACTAAATGAGGAAATTCTTTAAGACTCATTCCTTCTGCTTTTTTTAATCTTGGAACTGATATTGTATGGAAACCTACTCCAAATTTTTCTTCCAAATGTTCATTGTGAAGCATTAAACCTAACACTTCAAATTTAGGATCAGCAAGTCCAAATAAAACCCCGCCTCCTACATCATCTATATGAGCTTCCATAGCACGATCAAAGGCAGTTAAGTGATATTCATAATCTCCTTTTATACTCTTTGGGTGCATTCTATCATATGTTGGTTTATGATATGTTTCTTGGAATAATATGTATGTTCCTATTTTAGCATCTTTTAATTTTTTATAGTTTTCTACTGTTGTTGCTGCAATATTTACATTTACTCTTCTTATATTTCCATTTTCCTCTTGAGTGTCATATATAGCACCTATTGCATCTACTATATAATCAATAGGACAGTTCACTGGATCCTCTCCTGCTTCTAGAGCTAATCTTTTATGTCCCATTCTTTCAAGGACTCTTACCTCTTGTTTTATTTCTTCCATCGATAATTTTTTTCTTGTAAAACAGTTCTTCCTTTGATATCCACAATAAACACAGTTATTGACACAATAATCACTTACATACAAAGGCGCAAACACAACTATTCTGTTACCATATATAGATTTTTTGATGTCTCCAGCTATCTTATACATTTCATTTAATTGATCTAAGTCTTCTATTTGAAGCAGTACTGCTATATCTTCATGTGATAATCCTTTATGTTGTTTTGCTTTATATAAAACCTTTTGAATTTCTTCATTAGTTGCATTTTTAGCACTTTCTAATAATCCTTCTATATACTCATGATTAATAAACATATTATTTTCTCCTCCATAATCTATTATCTCCTCTTGACATATCAAGAGAAAATCCAGAAGTTTCTATTCTATTTTGAATACACATTCTGCACTCAGCAGCTTCATCTCCTGTACATATCTTTCCATCGTATAATGCATATTTTTTTCTTACTGATGTAGGTGATAAGTTAGGCATTACAACATTTGCCCCTGCTTTAAGTCCCATTTCTCTTCCCATAGGATGTATTGTTCCAAGCGCAGTGGTTGCTGGTAATAATACCTGTGGTAAAAGTAATCTTATAATTGATAACATTAATATAGTTTGTTCTACTGTGCCACCTTGTTCTTTTCCAAGAGGAGTATCACATTGTGGAATAAATGGACCTATTCCGACCATATGAGGTTCTAGTTCCTTTAAAAACAACAAATCTTCTACATAATCTTCATTAGTTTGTCCTGGAATGCCAATCATAAATCCAGCCCCTACTTGGTATCCTATTTTCTTTAAATCTCTAAGACACTTTCTTCTATTTTCAAAACTCATACCTGGGTGTAATTTTTCATAAAGTTCCTTTGATGCTGTTTCATGTCTTAAAAGATATCTATCTACTCCTGCATCGTAATATTTTTTATATGACTCATAGGACTTTTCTCCTATAGAAAGAGTAATTGCACACTTAGGAAATTTTGATTTTATTTTTGTTACTATTTCTACTATTTTATCATCAGTAAAATAATTATCTTCTCCTCCTTGAAGTACGAAGGTTCTATATCCTAATCTATCCCCTTCACTACAAGAATGTATAATTTCATCTAATGACAGTCTATATCTATCGACCTTTTTATTGAAAACTCTTATACCACAATAAGTGCATGTATTTTTACAATAGTTTGTAAACTCTATGAGCCCCCTCGTATAAACTTTATCCCCATAATACTTAAATCTAGTTTCATTTGCCTTAGATATTAAATATTCTTTATTTTCATCATTTATATTATTTAACAAATACAAAAGTTCTTCACGATTTAAACTGTTATTTTCATATAATCTATCAATTATTTTTCTCATAGGTTATATCTCTTTCTTTGCAATTGATGTTTTCACTAACACATTTTTAATATTTCCAAGTTTCCCTGTAAGACTATTTATATCATTTAATTCTCCAACTACAGTAATACATATTACCGATATACCTTCTTCTTCAAAAGGAATGCCCATTCTCCCTTTAACAATCCCTTTAAAATTAGATATAATTTCATTAAATTCTTTTTGAGTTTTCTTTGGTTCTTCTAAAATAGCACTAATTACAGCGATTTTTTTCACATTTTTCTCCTCCTAAAATAAAAAACTTTCCCGAAAGGAAAGTTATCTATACACTAAATAGACTTTCAGGATATAAAAATCCCAAAGTCAGAAATCTTCGTATAAATGCATTCTCCTTTCAGATTAGATATTATCTTTTCTGTTAGGCAACAATTTTTTAAATTTAGAACAAATAATTAAAGAATTTTCTCTAAAAATTTGAACCATGTTTATTACAAATTTTTATATTTTAAGCAATAATTTATAATAGTTATTATTTAATATTTTATAGGCTTTAGGTAGTTTTGTCAATAATTTTAATCTTCCACTACTTGCAATCCCATAAGTACAGTTTTATCTAGTCTAAATGTTTCAATTGTAACATCATAAAAAAGTAATAGAAACTAGTCTTTAATTCTAGTTTCTATTACTTTTTTATAAATTTATAACATTTTTAGTCCATATATTGCTCCCAGCATTCCAGCTTTATTACCGCTCGGTGAAGTTTTTATAACCAATCCTTTTAAAAATGAATGCATAATTATTTTATTCATATGCTTTTGTATAAATTTAATTAAGTAATCACCTTGTGCTGAAACTCCTCCACCTATGACAATTAAAGAAGGATTGAACATATGAACTATATTTTTTATTCCTATAGCTACATCATAGCTCCATTCATTTATCACATTTATATACTCTTTTTCATTATTCTTGGCTTTATCAAAAATATATTTTCCACTTATCTTAAAACCTTCAGGTAATTTTAGTTGATTTTTGGCACGTCTTATTAAGGCTGAAGTTGATGCATATCTTTCAAAACACCCTTTAGATCCACAGGTACATTCTTCTCCAGCTTTGCAAATAGTCATATGACCAAATTCTCCAGCTATAAAGTGGCTACCCGTATACAATTGACCATTTATTACAATTGCACCACCAATTCCAGTTCCTAAAGTTAGAAAAATAAAATCTTTATAATCTTCCTTCATTGACTTCCACATATATCCTAAACAAGCACAATTAACATCATTATCAACATAACACTGAATTTTAAATCTATCTTCAATTATTTTCTTTAATTTAACTCCTGTCCAACCCGGAATTGTATTTGTTGCGAAAATTATTTCACCATTATTTCTATTTACTTGTCCTGCTGTACTTATTCCTATTCCATTTATCTTTTCTATTTTAATAATATTTTGTATTATATCTTCTATATTATTTATAAGATTATCTGCACCTTTAAAAGCTGCGGTCTCTTTAGAGTAGCTTCTTTCAATATTTCCATTATCATCAACAATTCCATATTTTATTTCTGTTCCACCTATATCTATACCTAAATATTTCATATGATTTTCCTAAAAACTAAAGTATATCTAAAGATATCTTGAATATAGCTTTTTTTACATTTTCACTTTCATTTACTTTTAAAGCAGTCATATGTGCATCTTCTGGATAGCATATTAAAAAGTCATTTTTATTTAAAACTAATGATGATTTAAACTCACCTTCTAATGGTAAAAAATCATCTTTATCTACATACTCTAATTTTTTAAGATTATCTATAAAATTAATATTTATTCTTTCATTTCCTTTAAATACAACATGTATATCTAAATATTTTTTGTGTGCTTCCCAAAATCTATCCTTTATATCCTTAGTATCATATTGTACAACATTTACAAATATTTTATCTGAATCTATTTCATAATTTCCTGGTTTAAAATTTTCTATATCATTTTTTAATGCATAATCAAATACCTTTAGTATAGCTTCGGGTAAATATTTGAAAGATTCTCTATTTGTTAAATTTCCATATATCATACTTATTAGCTCCTTTCATAATTTATAGCATCAACAAATTTAGCAGTTATAAGCTGTGGTCTTGTTATGGCACCTCCTACAACAGCTGCATAAGCACCACATTTAAAAACTCTTCTTAAATCATCAGGGGTACTAATTTTTCCTTCTCCTATAACTGGAATATATAATCTATGGGAAAGTTTTTCTATAATCTCTAAGTCTACTGAATCACCTTGTCTAGAAGAGGGAGTGTATCCTGAAAGAGTAGTTGAAACACAATCTACCCCCAATATTTCTGCATTTATTCCCTCTGGCATTGTTGAAATATCTCCCATAACTAGTCTTTTGTTTTTATGAATATAGTCTATAAGTTCTTTTAAATTCTCATTATTAGGTCTTTTCCTCATAGTTGCATCTATAGCTATAACTTCACACTCCGTTGTAAGTAGCTCATCTACTTCTTTCTTTGTAGGAGTAATATATATATCTGAATCTTCATAGTTTCTTTTAACTAGTCCTATTACAGGAAGCCCTGTGACTTTTTTTATTTCTTTTATATCTTCTGCACTTTGAGCTCTTATTGCAACAGCTCCACCCATTTTTGCTGCAAGTGCCATTCTTCCCATAATAAAAGAACTATGAAGTGGTTCATTCTCTAAAGCCTGACAAGATACTATAAGTTTACCTCTTATTTTTTTTAGCATCTCTGACACCCCTTTTAGTATATATAAATTCTATAAGAATTTTTTAGCGAGATCTTTTGCAAATTTAACTTTTTCTTCTGTTAACCTTTTCATTGGTTGTCTGCAATATCCTGCATCTACACCTTTAACCTTCAATATTTCTTTTATAGTTTGATATAACCCATTACTTAAAATTCCTTCTATTAAATCATTAGTTACATGTTGAATTTCATAAGCTTCCTTAACTTTTCCTTCTTGACCTAATCTAAATATTTCCTTTGCTCTTTTACCATTTACATTATAAGTACTACCAATTGCACCATCCACTCCTGAAACTACCGCTGGTAATAGCATTTCATCAAATCCTGAGAATATTAATTTATCAGGAAATGCCTTTCTCAATCTTTCTAATAAATAAAAATCTCCTTGAGTAAATTTAACACCTATTATTTTTTCATTCTTAAATAATTCACCAAATTGATTTAATGTTATATTTACCCCAGTTAAAAATGGGATTGAATAAATAATCATATTATTATTAGTTGCTTCGATAATTGTATTATAGTAATTTTTTATCTCTTCAAAATCAAATTTATAATAAAATGGAGTTACAGCTGATAAGGAATCATATCCTAGACTCGTAGCAAATTTACCCAGTTCTACAGACTCTTTTAAATTTATTGATCCAACTTGAGCTATAAGTTTAACGTCTTGTTTCACCTCATCTTTTACAATTTCAAAAATTCTTTTCTTTTCATCAGTAGCTAGCATGAAGTTTTCACCAGTACTTCCTCCTACGTATAAACCGTCAACACCACAAACATCTATGTTATATCTAACTAACTGCCTCAAGCCTTCTTCCTTTATGTTTCCGTTTTCATCATATGGAACTAGTAATGCTGAAAAAATTCCCTTCATTATTTACCCCTCCTAATTTTTATTTTAAAGATATTGTTCTCGCGAACATTTTCAAGTAAAAATTACTATTTAATTGATTAAAATGTAAATATAAATAAGTTTATAACTTATTTATATTTGCATTTTTATAAATCATTAACTTTATTATACTTATTTACGTAATCTTTTTCAAGATTTTTCCTATTTTTGAAATAAATTTATTTCAAATTTTCTCTAAATATTATTTTACTTTCCGTTATGTAATTATTAAAGGATGGTTTAGAATTCTTATATATATAATTAAACATAATTTTTGCTGCAATATACCCTTCTTCTTCCCACCTTTCTACTACTGATGCTATAATACTTTTATCTAATATCAAATTATAAACAACATCACTTATTCCATTAGAAACAACCTTATATTTGCGATTTAATATTTTTTCTATGTTTAATATTATGTCTGTTAAAAATCTAGTACTATAAATTCCTTCTATATCAGAGTTCACATGTTTTTTTATTATTTCTATTGCATTTTTCTTTAAATTTTCATCATATATTGGACCTACTATTAATTCTTTCTCTTCCTCTTTAATTCTAGATAAAAATCCTTTCAAATAAAGTTTAGATGATATCATATCATCAACTGTATCTAACACTAATATTTTTTTCCCCTTGCTTATTATGTTAATAAAAACCTCCGCAGTTATTCTTCCTGACTTAAAATAATCAACACCAACATTAACAATAGATTCATCAATACTTATATCTAAAGTCACAAAAAATATTTTTGGCTTTTGTAGTTTTACTTGTTTTATTTTTTCCTTTAGTAAAGGTATTATTATTATGCCATCTGGCTTTTCCTCATTAATAACTCTATTTAATTCTTCTAATTGTTTAATTGGTTCATTTATATCTGTTTCTATGATTTCTATACTATATCTATAAAATTCAAACTCCTGTTCGGCTCTTTTTAATCCTTTTATAAGTTCTAATGAATAATGTATATTTTTAGATTTTATTATAAATGCAAACACTTTCTTTTTCTTTTTTATAGCTAATGATGTACTTATAGGATTTTTTACATAGCCTAGCTCATCACATAAACTTAAAATTTTTTCTTTTGTTTCTGGCTTTATATTTGAATTTCCATTTAAAGCTCTTGCAACGGTAGTTCTTGAAATATTTAATTTTCTCGCTATATCCTCTTGCGTTACCATTTTTGCCCCCTTAAATTTTAAACTTACATTTAAACTAGCATTTTTAATTATATTTATTATAATATTATCATAATTTTTTATTTTTTAAACCAAAATATTCATTATAAAACAAATACTACTAGAATTTTGGTTTTCTAGTAGTATTTATAAATAAACTTATTTTATAATTTTATATTTTCTTCACCATTTAAATCATTTTTACTTATTCCATATATCGTTAATTCATTTATATTGTCTTTTACTTTTTCTTTAAACATTAAACTAAATATATATCCAAATATCATACATACAGCTATACTTATTATTGAATAAGCCCAGAAGTTAACTTTTGTATAATATTTAATTCCAACAGATACTATAACTGCTACGACAAAACCTAATAATGCTCCTTTAGAATTTGCCTTTTTACTAAATACTCCAAGACCAAATAATCCTCCAACAAGACCTAAAACCATACCTATGAAGCCATTAAACCATGCAAATGCTGAATTTAAATTAGAATGTGCTAGTATAATTGAAACAACAATTGATACTATACCTATTGCTAGAGATAAAAATTTAGCAAGACTAGTAGCTTTATCATTGTCCATAGAACCTTTTAAAACTTTATGAACATCTAGAGTCCAACTAGTGGCTACACTATTTAATCCTGATGACAAAGTTGACTGACCAGCTGCAAAAATTCCTGCAAGTAAAAGTCCCGATATTCCTGCTGGAAGTTGACTAACTATATAACTTGCAAAAACTTGATCTTCTTTATGAGTTAAAAGAAGTGTTGGGTTTTGTGTATAGAATGCATATAATCCTGTTCCAATGAAAAAGAATAAAGTTGCAACCCCTATTGATAATAATCCATTCAAATATGTCATCTTTTTCATTTCTTTTATATTCGTTGTTGTTGTATATCTTTGAACCATATCCTGACTTGATACATATGAAGATAAGGTTCCAAATCCAGCTCCTATTAACGTTATAAAAAAGCTTTCTTTAAATATATTTATATCCATCATTGATGATAAATCTAAGAATTTACTGTCTTTAACACCCATACTTATAATTTCTGAAAATCCACCTTTTACTGTAAAACATAAGAAAATTACTACAAATACAGCACCTAAAGATAATACTATTCCTTGAATAAAATCTGTCCAAAGAACTGATTTTATTCCTCCAACATAAGAGTATATTATTGCTATTATTCCCATTAATACTATTAAAATATTTATATCTACTTTTGTAACTAATGATAATGCTAATGCTGGTAAATACATAACTATAGACATTCTTCCTATTTGGAAAACTATAAACATTAAACTTCCGAGAAGCCTTAATCTCTTATCAAATCTTTTCTCTAAATATTCATAAGCTGTATCAATGTTTAGTTTTTTATAAACAGGTAAGAAAAACATGATCGTTAATGGAACTGCTAAAAATATTCCGAGTTGACCTACCCATGATGACCAATCACCTTTAAAAGACCTTCCCGCAAGTGTCAGATATGATATAGGACTTAACATAGTTGCAAATAAACTTACCGCTGTTACCCACCAAGGAATTGTTCCATCTCCTCTAAAATATTCCTTTCCTTTCATTTCTTTTTTTGCAACTTTGATTCCTACTATAAGAACAAATAAAAGATAACCTATAAGAACCAAATAATCCACAAGCTCAAAAGATGTTTTCATATTTACCACCTCATAAAAAAATTTTAAATCTTTTCATACTTAAAATTAGTTTTTAATTTTAAGTATTTTTCATATGTGGTTTATAAAATATCAATTTTCTTTTAGTAAATTATGGAAACGTTTAATTTCATTATAAATGTTCGCGCGAATATTTTCAATATATTTCCTTTAAATTCATTTTTTATCTTAAATTCTTTCGTGTAAAATCAAGATTACTTAAAATTTTAAAATTGGTATATACAATATATCAATATGATGTTATCATATATATAATTACAATAATTACCACAAGCAAAGATTTACTAGGAGGAATTTAAATTGAAGATAGTTTCGAAAGAAAATCCTTTACCCTTACATTATCAACTTAAAGAAATTATACGAGAACTAATCGAAAATGATGAATTAACACCAGGAGATATAATTCCTACTGAAAGAGAACTCTGCAAAATTCAAAATGTTAGTAGAATGACTGTAAATAAAGCTATCCTTGCTCTTGTAAATGAAGGATTACTCCATAGACAACAAGGGAAAGGTACTTTTGTATCTGAGCCAAAAAAAATGCATCAATTATCTGAACTTAAAGGATTTACTGAAGAAATGAATAGTAAAGGATTTAAAACCCAAACAAAAATCTTATCTTTTGAAATAAAAGAATCTACAAAAAAACTACAAAATATTTTTTCTTTAGATGATGAAAATAAAAAAGTAATTGAAATAATAAGGCTTAGAGAAACTGATAAAGAACCCGTGGCCATAGAAACCACTATATTGCCCTACGCTCTTTTTAGTAACATGACTAAAAATTCTTTAGACGGAAAATCTCTTTATGAAACTTTTAAAACAGAATATAATTACTATCCTGAAAAAGCTAAACAAGTAATAGAACCTATTAGACTAACTGACTATGAGTGTACTCTTTTAAATCAAAAGAAAAATGCACTTGCTCTATTGTTTAGTAGAACAACTTATGCAAAACAAAATTCAGTTATAGAATTTACTAAAGCTATTTTTAGAAGTGATATATACAAATATGAAATGATTTTAAAATAAATTAATCTTATAAAAATTTAATTTTAGGAAGTGAGTTTATGAAATGTATCTTAAATGGAACTATTTTAACCGAAGACTCATTGTTAAA is part of the Clostridium botulinum genome and harbors:
- a CDS encoding GntR family transcriptional regulator, which gives rise to MKIVSKENPLPLHYQLKEIIRELIENDELTPGDIIPTERELCKIQNVSRMTVNKAILALVNEGLLHRQQGKGTFVSEPKKMHQLSELKGFTEEMNSKGFKTQTKILSFEIKESTKKLQNIFSLDDENKKVIEIIRLRETDKEPVAIETTILPYALFSNMTKNSLDGKSLYETFKTEYNYYPEKAKQVIEPIRLTDYECTLLNQKKNALALLFSRTTYAKQNSVIEFTKAIFRSDIYKYEMILK
- a CDS encoding sodium:solute symporter — its product is MKTSFELVDYLVLIGYLLFVLIVGIKVAKKEMKGKEYFRGDGTIPWWVTAVSLFATMLSPISYLTLAGRSFKGDWSSWVGQLGIFLAVPLTIMFFLPVYKKLNIDTAYEYLEKRFDKRLRLLGSLMFIVFQIGRMSIVMYLPALALSLVTKVDINILIVLMGIIAIIYSYVGGIKSVLWTDFIQGIVLSLGAVFVVIFLCFTVKGGFSEIISMGVKDSKFLDLSSMMDINIFKESFFITLIGAGFGTLSSYVSSQDMVQRYTTTTNIKEMKKMTYLNGLLSIGVATLFFFIGTGLYAFYTQNPTLLLTHKEDQVFASYIVSQLPAGISGLLLAGIFAAGQSTLSSGLNSVATSWTLDVHKVLKGSMDNDKATSLAKFLSLAIGIVSIVVSIILAHSNLNSAFAWFNGFIGMVLGLVGGLFGLGVFSKKANSKGALLGFVVAVIVSVGIKYYTKVNFWAYSIISIAVCMIFGYIFSLMFKEKVKDNINELTIYGISKNDLNGEENIKL
- a CDS encoding LacI family DNA-binding transcriptional regulator, which translates into the protein MVTQEDIARKLNISRTTVARALNGNSNIKPETKEKILSLCDELGYVKNPISTSLAIKKKKKVFAFIIKSKNIHYSLELIKGLKRAEQEFEFYRYSIEIIETDINEPIKQLEELNRVINEEKPDGIIIIPLLKEKIKQVKLQKPKIFFVTLDISIDESIVNVGVDYFKSGRITAEVFINIISKGKKILVLDTVDDMISSKLYLKGFLSRIKEEEKELIVGPIYDENLKKNAIEIIKKHVNSDIEGIYSTRFLTDIILNIEKILNRKYKVVSNGISDVVYNLILDKSIIASVVERWEEEGYIAAKIMFNYIYKNSKPSFNNYITESKIIFRENLK